A window of Tripterygium wilfordii isolate XIE 37 chromosome 7, ASM1340144v1, whole genome shotgun sequence contains these coding sequences:
- the LOC120001890 gene encoding piriformospora indica-insensitive protein 2-like — protein MKNLIRRSRSHVILVLCMLSLSGLCTGEADSGDDGAPMEKAEQAALYSAIQGFVGNLWNGSDLYPDPCGWTPIQGISCDIFDGFWYVTSLSIGPIHDNSLSCAPNVEFRPQLFELKHLRSLSFYNCFFSPHQHPVTLPSTDWSKLADNLESLEFRSNPGLIGQVPISFGSLINLHSLVLLENGLTGEIPGNIGQLTSLKSLVLAGNWFNGRIPDSFGQLNDLLILDLSRNLLSGLLPLTIEGLTSLLKLDLSNNQLEGQLPNGIGYLKNLTLLDIRNNKFSGGLTKSLQDMYSLEEMVLSGNSIGGDLKSIEWHKLQSLVILDLSNMGLFGEIPMSFVQLKRLRFLGLSDNNLTGSLSPKLASLPCVGALYVGGNNLTGELKFSQEFYRKMGRRFGARSNPNLCCPGWLMSTSDAPYGVKPCKQEVTLIEPNLNSKLGDSNLNQNSHFITSLGFSSFAVDGFWWVSLVQLLMMNFLLL, from the exons ATGAAGAATCTAATCAGAAGAAGCAGAAGTCATGTTATTCTGGTGCTGTGCATGTTGAGTTTGAGTGGATTGTGCACTGGGGAAGCAGACAGTGGTGATGATGGAGCTCCAATGGAGAAAGCAGAGCAAGCAGCTCTTTATTCTGCGATACAGGGTTTTGTGGGTAATTTGTGGAATGGCTCAGATCTCTATCCAGATCCTTGTGGTTGGACTCCTATTCAG GGGATCTCTTGTGACAtctttgatggattttggtatGTAACTAGCTTGAGCATTGGACCAATCCATGACAACTCTCTTAGTTGTGCCCCAAATGTGGAATTCAGACCACAATTGTTTGAGCTTAAGCATCTAAGATCACTCTCCTTTTACAATTGCTTCTTTTCACCCCACCAGCACCCAGTTACCCTCCCTAGCACAGATTGGTCTAAACTTGCTGACAATTTGGAGTCACTGGAATTTCGATCAAACCCGGGTTTAATTGGACAAGTTCCTATTAGCTTTGGCAGCCTCATTAACCTTCATTCTCTGGTGCTATTAGAGAACGGCTTAACCGGCGAAATACCGGGAAATATTGGACAATTAACCAGCTTGAAGAGCTTAGTACTTGCTGGTAACTGGTTCAATGGTAGAATACCAGATAGTTTTGGTCAGTTAAATGACCTACTGATTCTTGATTTGAGTAGGAATTTACTGTCTGGTCTTTTGCCATTGACTATTGAAGGGTTGACCTCACTCTTGAAGCTTGATTTGAGTAACAATCAATTAGAAGGGCAGCTGCCAAATGGGATTGGATATCTAAAGAATTTGACACTGTTGGATATTAGAAACAATAAGTTTTCAGGTGGGTTGACCAAGTCACTTCAAGACATGTATTCCTTAGAAGAGATGGTGTTATCTGGCAATTCAATAGGGGGAGACCTTAAGAGTATAGAATGGCATAAACTACAAAGTTTGGTCATTTTGGACCTCTCAAATATGGGTTTGTTTGGTGAAATACCTATGTCTTTTGTTCAATTGAAGAGGCTGAGGTTTTTGGGTCTTAGTGACAACAATCTTACAGGCAGTCTCTCACCAAAGCTAGCAAGTCTGCCTTGTGTTGGTGCACTCTATGTTGGTGGAAACAATCTCACAGGGGAACTCAAATTCTCTCAAGAGTTTTACAGGAAAATGGGTCGTCGGTTCGGGGCGCGGAGCAACCCAAATCTTTGCTGTCCGGGTTGGTTAATGTCAACAAGTGATGCTCCTTATGGAGTAAAACCATGCAAGCAAGAAGTCACTCTGATTGAACCCAATTTGAATTCCAAGTTGGGTGATAGCAACTTGAACCAAAATTCCCATTTCATTACTTCTTTGGGATTCTCAAGCTTTGCTGTTGATGGGTTTTGGTGGGTTTCTCTAGTACAACTGTTGATGATGAATTTTCTCctactttga
- the LOC120002766 gene encoding protein MIZU-KUSSEI 1, producing the protein MKTIMAKTPHDSSFSFSSRYFNWRKKVEDEDEMEENLTFSSSSHFSYEDDRADEFSIPMATNIPSVPAPKKKHQLLTVSKLRWALNIFSRSRSASRSSVGTRMIGTLFGYRRGHVHLAFQENPRLPPAFLIEIATPTSVLVREMASGLVRIALECEKKLEKKGLKLLEEPIWRTYCNGKKCGYATRRECGATEWKVLKAVEPISMGAGVIPGKEGDGVGCEGEVMYMRARFERVVGSKDSEAFYMMNPDGSGGPELSVYLLRV; encoded by the coding sequence ATGAAGACAATCATGGCTAAGACCCCGCATgactcttctttctctttctctagtAGATACTTCAACTGGAGGAAGAaagttgaggatgaagatgagatgGAAGAGAACTTGACTTTCAGCTCCTCTTCACATTTCTCTTATGAGGATGACAGAGCAGATGAGTTTAGTATTCCAATGGCCACTAACATTCCTTCAGTACCAGCACCAAAGAAAAAACACCAACTCCTGACAGTTTCTAAGCTCCGATGGGCTCTTAATATCTTCAGCAGGAGCCGATCAGCCAGTCGATCCAGTGTAGGCACTCGAATGATTGGCACCCTTTTCGGGTATCGACGAGGTCATGTCCATCTTGCTTTTCAAGAGAATCCAAGGCTACCTCCAGCATTCTTGATTGAAATTGCAACACCAACTAGTGTACTTGTTAGAGAAATGGCCTCTGGGTTGGTGAGAATCGCATTGGAGTGCgaaaagaagttggaaaagaaaGGATTGAAGCTGCTGGAGGAGCCAATCTGGAGGACTTACTGCAATGGCAAGAAATGTGGGTACGCGACCAGGCGCGAATGCGGGGCTACAGAGTGGAAGGTGTTGAAAGCAGTGGAGCCAATTTCAATGGGTGCCGGTGTTATACCAGGAAAAGAAGGGGATGGAGTAGGGTGTGAAGGGGAGGTCATGTACATGAGAGCCAGGTTTGAGAGAGTTGTTGGTTCTAAAGATTCAGAGGCCTTTTACATGATGAATCCTGATGGGTCTGGAGGTCCTGAACTTAGTGTTTATTTGCTTAGAGTTTAA
- the LOC120002931 gene encoding ABC transporter G family member 21-like: MPPQQETSTIPGSNNPANTIPSSSSSNVSPCSEDPAHKQQAARFSILGESLHPVTLKFEDVTYSVNLAPGKGGCFASQEPKPTRTILNGVSGIVLPGELLAMLGPSGSGKTTLLTAIASRLPGKVSGRITYNGQPFSSSMKRKTGFVTQDDVLYPHLTVLETLTYAAFLRLPKELSREEKIQQAESIIMQLGLTRCRNSVVGGPLLRGISGGERKRVSVGQEMLVNPSLLLLDEPTSGLDSTTAQRIVATLRGLVRGGRTVVVTIHQPSSRLYRMFDKVVLLTDGCPIYSGYAGQVMDYFCSIGFEPGFNFMNPADFLLDLANGIAPDKQDDQLDLTANGRSDHHDDQNLIKQSLVSSYKKNLYPLLKAEIQRTSQDPIHSKSGTSSVRFRENQWTSSWWLQFKVLLRRGLRERKHESYSGLRIFQVLSVSILSGLLWWHSDTSHIQDQVGLVFFFSIFWGFYPMFNAIFAFPQERPMLIKERSSGMYRLSSYYFARTAGDLPMELVLPTVFVTISYWMGGLKPSLVTFILTLLIVLFNVLVSQGLGLALGAILMEAKQATALASVTMLVFLLAGGYYIQHIPPFISWLKYISFSHYCYKLLIGVQYSADEVYDCGLRMHCRVMDFPAIKYLGLDGKWMDVFALLIMLVGYRLLAYVALIRLGKHH; this comes from the exons ATGCCCCCTCAGCAAGAAACCAGTACTATTCCCGGCAGCAATAATCCTGCTAACACAATCCCTTCCAGTTCCTCTAGTAATGTCAGCCCATGCTCGGAAGATCCAGCCCACAAACAACAGGCCGCAAGATTCTCCATTCTTGGTGAATCCTTACACCCTGTGACTCTCAAG TTTGAAGATGTCACGTATAGTGTCAATTTGGCACCCGGGAAAGGCGGGTGCTTCGCTTCGCAAGAGCCAAAACCGACCCGCACAATACTAAATGGGGTCAGTGGAATTGTACTACCCGGTGAGCTACTAGCGATGCTGGGCCCATCCGGTAGTGGAAAGACTACTCTCCTAACTGCAATCGCGAGTCGGCTACCCGGAAAGGTATCGGGTCGGATAACGTATAATGGACAACCGTTTTCCAGCTCCATGAAGCGGAAAACGGGTTTTGTGACCCAAGATGACGTGTTATATCCCCATCTGACAGTGCTAGAGACGCTAACTTACGCCGCCTTTTTACGACTCCCGAAGGAACTCAGTAGAGAAGAAAAAATTCAGCAAGCTGAGTCGATCATTATGCAACTCGGCCTAACACGGTGTCGTAATAGTGTGGTTGGTGGGCCCCTGCTTCGTGGAATCTCGGGCGGGGAACGTAAACGGGTTAGTGTTGGGCAGGAGATGCTGGTGAACCCGAGTTTGCTGTTGCTCGACGAGCCCACTTCTGGGCTGGACTCCACCACAGCCCAACGCATTGTGGCCACTCTGAGAGGCCTTGTAAGGGGAGGTAGGACGGTGGTCGTTACGATCCATCAACCTTCGAGTAGGTTATATAGGATGTTTGACAAGGTGGTTTTGCTAACGGACGGGTGCCCCATTTATAGCGGTTATGCGGGACAGGTCATGGACTATTTCTGCTCCATTGGGTTCGAACCCGGGTTCAATTTCATGAACCCTGCTGATTTTCTGCTTGATCTAGCTAATG GCATAGCACCAGACAAACAGGATGACCAACTAGATTTAACTGCTAATGGCAGATCAGATCATCATGATGATCAAAATTTAATCAAACAGTCATTGGTATCATCTTACAAGAAGAATCTCTATCCTCTATTGAAGGCTGAGATTCAAAGAACTTCTCAGGATCCAATTCATTCCAAGTCAGGAACATCATCAGTAAGAT TCAGGGAGAATCAATGGACTAGCAGCTGGTGGTTGCAGTTCAAGGTGCTGCTGAGAAGGGGTTTACGAGAGAGGAAACATGAATCCTATTCGGGTCTCCgaatttttcaagtgttgtcTGTTTCAATCCTGTCAGGCCTTCTATGGTGGCATTCTGATACCTCCCACATTCAAGATCAG GTTggacttgttttctttttctcaatcTTTTGGGGCTTCTATCCAATGTTCAACGCCATATTTGCGTTCCCTCAAGAACGCCCGATGCTAATAAAAGAACGTTCCTCGGGCATGTATCGTCTATCCTCATACTACTTTGCCAGAACTGCCGGTGACTTACCGATGGAGCTCGTTCTTCCAACAGTCTTTGTTACAATCTCCTACTGGATGGGTGGTCTCAAGCCTTCATTAGTCACATTTATACTAACCCTCTTAATCGTTCTTTTCAATGTGCTAGTCTCTCAAGGGCTTGGCCTGGCACTAGGGGCAATTCTGATGGAAGCAAAGCAGGCGACGGCATTAGCATCTGTGACAATGCTTGTGTTCTTACTCGCCGGAGGATACTACATCCAACACATTCCACCCTTCATATCTTGGTTGAAGTACATCTCATTTAGTCACTATTGCTATAAGCTTCTGATTGGAGTACAGTACTCAGCAGATGAGGTTTATGATTGTGGACTGAGGATGCATTGCAGAGTAATGGATTTTCCAGCAATCAAGTATCTGGGTCTTGATGGTAAATGGATGGATGTGTTTGCTCTGTTGATTATGTTGGTGGGATATAGACTTTTGGCTTATGTAGCTCTAATAAGATTGGGGAAACATCACTGA
- the LOC120002752 gene encoding hyphally regulated cell wall protein 3-like, whose translation MLKIKSFSNSLIIYFFFLIITVLLSIPHGVSSRLLSTNFPQDYGWAGNQNEDDGHSKTDKQRSYSDHDGSATGGDTPPSGVPRFTPPSPNSAVTHREVSNTVNGTQSVTSNGSGLSFQVANNTGNGNQNVTNSGNGSQEAYNNGNGSQTVTHDGSAQSPSSAVTYQSANNTGNGEQTVNDNSPGGSVQIANNNGNGTQKVTNSGNGNQNAVNNGDGSQTVTNSGDGSQQASNNGGGTQTVVNNGGNGNQNATNNGGNQKLINNGCSGNQSASSSGAGSRAVSVMTCNNETIRHNGP comes from the exons ATGTTGAAGATTAAGTCTTTTTCTAATTCCCTCatcatttatttcttctttttgattATTACAGTCCTCCTCTCCATCCCCCATGGTGTCTCGTCCCGACTACTATCAACAAATTTCCCTCAAGACT ATGGTTGGGCAGGAAACCAAAATGAAGATGATGGccatagtaaaaccgataaacaACGCAGCTACTCAGATCACGACGGTTCTGCAACCGGAGGAGACACTCCGCCTTCAGGCGTACCACGATTCACACCTCCATCTCCAAACTCCGCCGTCACACATCGCGAGGTGAGCAACACTGTCAATGGGACGCAGTCAGTTACCAGCAATGGTTCTGGTTTGTCTTTCCAAGTTGCGAATAACACAGGCAACGGGAATCAAAACGTTACAAATAGCGGTAACGGCAGTCAAGAAGCTTACAACAACGGCAATGGATCACAAACTGTTACTCACGACGGTTCTGCTCAATCTCCAAGCTCCGCCGTGACATATCAGTCGGCGAACAACACTGGCAATGGGGAGCAGACAGTTAACGACAATAGTCCTGGTGGGTCGGTCCAAATTGCGAATAACAATGGTAACGGGACTCAAAAGGTTACAAATAGCGGTAACGGTAATCAAAATGCTGTCAACAACGGTGATGGATCACAAACTGTTACTAACAGCGGTGATGGATCACAACAGGCTTCCAACAACGGTGGTGGAACTCAAACCGTTGTCAACAATGGTGGCAATGGAAATCAAAATGCTACTAATAATGGTGGGAATCAAAAACTTATAAATAATGGTTGTAGCGGGAATCAAAGTGCTTCCAGTAGTGGTGCCGGGAGTCGAGCTGTTAGTGTAATGACTTGTAATAATGAAACTATCCGCCATAATGGACCTTGA